The following are encoded in a window of Raphanus sativus cultivar WK10039 unplaced genomic scaffold, ASM80110v3 Scaffold1674, whole genome shotgun sequence genomic DNA:
- the LOC108827147 gene encoding uncharacterized protein LOC108827147: MAAPAVEATAATALRSVALRARKAAERVGRDPERVRVVAVSKTKPVSLIRQIYDAGHRCFGENYVQEFIDKAPQLPEDIEWHFVGHLQSNKAKTLLAGVPNLAMVHGVDGEKVANHLDRAVSSLGRHPLKVLVQVNTSGEASKSGVEPSSVVELARHVNMHCPNLVFSGLMTIGMPDYTSTPDNFRTLTSCRAEVCKALGMSEDQFELSMGMSGDFEQAIEMGSTNVRVGSTIFGPRDYSKKST, encoded by the exons ATGGCAGCTCCTGCGGTGGAGGCGACCGCCGCAACAGCGCTGCGCTCTGTCGCTCTCAGGGCTCGTAAGGCGGCGGAGCGTGTAGGAAGAGATCCGGAGCGAGTAAGAGTCGTGGCAGTCTCCAAGACAAAACCAGTCTCGCTTATCCGCCAAATCTACGACGCCGGCCACCGCTGCTTCGGCGAGAATTACGTTCAAGAGTTCATCGACAAAGCTCCACag CTTCCGGAAGATATAGAGTGGCATTTCGTGGGACATCTACAGAGCAACAAGGCCAAAACTTTACTAG CTGGAGTCCCAAACTTGGCAATGGTTCATGGTGTTGATGGAGAGAAG GTGGCAAATCATCTTGATCGAGCTGTTTCAAGTCTTGGGAGACATCCACTTAAGGTTTTGGTCCAAGTCAACACAAGCGGAGAGGCTT CTAAATCTGGAGTAGAGCCTTCTAGTGTTGTGGAGTTAGCAAGACATGTGAATATGCACTGTCCTAATCTGGTATTCTCTGGTCTAATGACTATTGGGATGCCTGACTATACTTCTACTCCAGACAACTTCAGG ACACTTACAAGCTGTCGAGCTGAGGTCTGCAAGGCACTTGGAATGTCTGAGGATCAATTTGAACTGTCTATGGGCATGTCCGGTGACTTTGAGCAAGCG ATTGAGATGGGAAGCACCAATGTGAGGGTTGGCTCCACCATTTTCGGACCAAGAGATTACTCCAAAAAATCAACTTAG
- the LOC130504569 gene encoding GDP-L-galactose phosphorylase 1, translating to MLKIKRVPTVVSNYQKDESSDESVGCGRNCLGACCINGARLPLYACKKLEKSCAGEKPVAFLESLVLGEWEDRFQRGLFRYDVTACETKVIPGKYGFVAQLNEGRHLKKRPTEFRVDKVLQSFDGNKFNFTKVGQEELLFQFEAGEDGEVQFFPCMPLDAENSPSVIAINVSPIEYGHVLLIPRVLDCLPQRIDHKSLLLALHMATEAANPYFRLGYNSLGAFATINHLHFQAYYLAMPFPIEKAPSKKMITTASGVKISELLSYPVRSLLFEGGSSMQDLSDTVSDACVCLQNNNIPFNILIADCGRQIFLMPQCYAEKQALGEVSPEVLETQVNPAVWEISGHMVLKRKEDYEGASEENAWRLLAEASLSEERFKEVYALIFEAIGCSYQEEEVEGTIVEQDNPSGSVNQKSNRTTHGGPITNGTASECLVLQ from the exons ATGTTGAAAATCAAGAGGGTTCCGACTGTTGTGTCTAATTACCAAAAGGATGAGTCTTCTGATGAATCTGTCGGCTGTGGACGTAATTGTCTCGGAGCTTGTTGCATTAACG GGGCAAGGCTTCCGTTGTATGCCTGCAAGAAACTTGAAAAATCATGTGCCGGAGAGAAGCCGGTGGCTTTTCTCGAGTCCCTCGTTCTTGGAGAG TGGGAGGATAGGTTCCAAAGAGGACTCTTTCGCTACGATGTCACTGCCTGCGAGACCAAA GTGATCCCTGGGAAGTATGGTTTCGTTGCTCAGCTAAACGAGGGCCGTCACCTGAAGAAGAGGCCAACCGAGTTCCGTGTGGACAAGGTTTTGCAGTCTTTTGATGGCAACAAGTTCAACTTCACTAAAGTTGGCCAGGAAGAGCTGCTCTTCCAGTTTGAAGCTGGTGAAGATGGCGAAGTTCAGTTCTTCCCGTGCATGCCTCTTGACGCTGAGAATTCTCCCAGTGTTATTGCCATCAAT GTTAGTCCAATCGAGTATGGTCACGTGCTGCTGATTCCTCGGGTTCTGGACTGCTTGCCTCAGAGGATCGATCACAAAAGCCTTTTGCTTGCACTTCACATGGCTACTGAGGCTGCTAATCCTTACTTCAGACTCGGTTACAACAGCTTGGGTGCTTTTGCCACTATCAACCATCTTCACTTTCAG GCATACTACTTGGCCATGCCTTTCCCAATAGAGAAAGCTCCTTCCAAGAAGATGATAACCACTGCTAGTGGTGTGAAAATCTCAGAGCTTCTGAGTTACCCTGTGAGAAGTCTTCTCTTTGAAGGTGGGAGCTCTATGCAAGACCTATCTGATACTGTATCAGATGCCTGCGTTTGCCTCCAGAACAACAACATTCCTTTCAACATTCTCATCGCTGATTGTGGAAGGCAGATCTTCCTGATGCCACAG TGTTACGCAGAGAAACAGGCACTAGGTGAAGTAAGCCCCGAGGTGTTGGAAACGCAAGTGAACCCAGCTGTGTGGGAGATAAGCGGTCACATGGTGCTGAAGAGGAAAGAGGATTACGAAGGAGCTTCGGAGGAGAACGCATGGAGGCTCCTCGCAGAAGCTTCTCTGTCGGAGGAAAGGTTCAAGGAGGTTTATGCTCTCATCTTTGAAGCCATAGGTTGTAGTTACCAAGAGGAGGAGGTTGAAGGAACCATAGTTGAACAGGACAACCCTAGTGGCAGTGTTAACCAGAAAAGCAACCGAACCACCCATGGAGGTCCTATCACGAACGGGACTGCCTCTGAGTGCCTTGTCCTTCAGTGA